A window of the Archocentrus centrarchus isolate MPI-CPG fArcCen1 chromosome 17, fArcCen1, whole genome shotgun sequence genome harbors these coding sequences:
- the e2f5 gene encoding transcription factor E2F5 isoform X3 has protein sequence MEFETTETARSTQSRHEKSLGLLTIKFVSLLQEAKDGVLDLKVAADSLAVKQKRRIYDITNVLEGVGLIEKKNKNIIQWRGENIGSQTEEGLEQVKVLKAQIAELEAQEKELDNQKAWLEENIKHLNHDPITSTYKFVTHEDICSAFSGETLLAIVAPAGTQLEVPLPEMGQSGQKKYQVNLRSHCAPIQVMLINRDSDSRLPVVFSVPPTNDISQIPTPPSTPASQQRFPLSNSTSNITTTSFYCSQESLCSDQQMVLPEHDDVLTPSATPPDMQMVCHSRSALEQQQMDLVDQEFQSVLDVNSLLKFSTAGDHMKDDREGAVDLIDELMSADEETKQETH, from the exons ATGGAATTTGAGACGACGGAGACCGCACGCTCGACACAGAGTCGTCACGAGAAAAGTTTGGGGCTCCTCACCATTAAGTTTGTCAGCCTGCTACAAGAAGCCAAGGACGGCGTCCTTGATTTGAAAGTG GCTGCAGACAGCTTGGCAGTGAAGCAGAAGAGGAGGATATATGATATCACCAATGTACTGGAAGGTGTGGGGCTGAttgagaagaaaaacaagaatataATCCAGTGGAG GGGTGAGAACATAGGCAGCCAAACTGAGGAGGGGCTTGAGCAGGTAAAAGTTTTAAAGGCCCAAATTGCTGAGCTGGAGGCCCAAGAGAAAGAGCTGGACAACCAGAAGGCCTGGCTGGAGGAGAACATCAAACACCTGAACCATGATCCCATTACCAGCAC TTATAAATTTGTGACACATGAAGACATCTGCAGTGCTTTTAGTGGAGAAACCCTTCTAGCTATTGTGGCTCCTGCTGGGACTCAGCTGGAGGTGCCGCTGCCAGAAATG GGTCAGAGTGGTCAAAAGAAGTACCAGGTGAACCTGCGCAGCCACTGTGCTCCCATCCAGGTCATGCTAATCAACAGAGATTCAGACTCCAGACTACCTGTGGTCTTTTCTGTGCCACCCACCAATGACATCTCTCAGATACCAACTCCACCCAGCACTCCCGCCAGCCAGCAGAGATTCCCCCTTTCAAATTCCACTTCCAACATCACCACGACCTCCTTCTACTGCAGCCAGGAGTCTCTCTGCTCAGACCAGCAGATGGTGCTGCCAGAGCATGATGATGTGCTGACCCCATCAGCCACCCCTCCTGACATGCAAATGG TGTGTCACAGTCGATCAGCATTagaacagcagcagatggaCTTGGTGGACCAAGAGTTCCAGTCTGTCCTGGATGTGAACAGCCTGCTAAAATTTAGCACTGCTGGAGACCACATGAAGGATGACAGAGAGG GAGCTGTTGACCTGATTGATGAACTCATGTCTGCTGATG AAGAAACAAAGCAGGAGACTCACTGA
- the e2f5 gene encoding transcription factor E2F5 isoform X2, with the protein MEFETTETARSTQSRHEKSLGLLTIKFVSLLQEAKDGVLDLKVAADSLAVKQKRRIYDITNVLEGVGLIEKKNKNIIQWRGENIGSQTEEGLEQVKVLKAQIAELEAQEKELDNQKAWLEENIKHLNHDPITSTYKFVTHEDICSAFSGETLLAIVAPAGTQLEVPLPEMGQSGQKKYQVNLRSHCAPIQVMLINRDSDSRLPVVFSVPPTNDISQIPTPPSTPASQQRFPLSNSTSNITTTSFYCSQESLCSDQQMVLPEHDDVLTPSATPPDMQMVCHSRSALEQQQMDLVDQEFQSVLDVNSLLKFSTAGDHMKDDREGAVDLIDELMSADEIVADDQLSPEWLHLQE; encoded by the exons ATGGAATTTGAGACGACGGAGACCGCACGCTCGACACAGAGTCGTCACGAGAAAAGTTTGGGGCTCCTCACCATTAAGTTTGTCAGCCTGCTACAAGAAGCCAAGGACGGCGTCCTTGATTTGAAAGTG GCTGCAGACAGCTTGGCAGTGAAGCAGAAGAGGAGGATATATGATATCACCAATGTACTGGAAGGTGTGGGGCTGAttgagaagaaaaacaagaatataATCCAGTGGAG GGGTGAGAACATAGGCAGCCAAACTGAGGAGGGGCTTGAGCAGGTAAAAGTTTTAAAGGCCCAAATTGCTGAGCTGGAGGCCCAAGAGAAAGAGCTGGACAACCAGAAGGCCTGGCTGGAGGAGAACATCAAACACCTGAACCATGATCCCATTACCAGCAC TTATAAATTTGTGACACATGAAGACATCTGCAGTGCTTTTAGTGGAGAAACCCTTCTAGCTATTGTGGCTCCTGCTGGGACTCAGCTGGAGGTGCCGCTGCCAGAAATG GGTCAGAGTGGTCAAAAGAAGTACCAGGTGAACCTGCGCAGCCACTGTGCTCCCATCCAGGTCATGCTAATCAACAGAGATTCAGACTCCAGACTACCTGTGGTCTTTTCTGTGCCACCCACCAATGACATCTCTCAGATACCAACTCCACCCAGCACTCCCGCCAGCCAGCAGAGATTCCCCCTTTCAAATTCCACTTCCAACATCACCACGACCTCCTTCTACTGCAGCCAGGAGTCTCTCTGCTCAGACCAGCAGATGGTGCTGCCAGAGCATGATGATGTGCTGACCCCATCAGCCACCCCTCCTGACATGCAAATGG TGTGTCACAGTCGATCAGCATTagaacagcagcagatggaCTTGGTGGACCAAGAGTTCCAGTCTGTCCTGGATGTGAACAGCCTGCTAAAATTTAGCACTGCTGGAGACCACATGAAGGATGACAGAGAGG GAGCTGTTGACCTGATTGATGAACTCATGTCTGCTGATG
- the ackr4a gene encoding atypical chemokine receptor 4 encodes MDFSEEDYYYENISDNFSYDDYPAVCEKGDIRSFAALFLPIMYTMCLVVGLAGNTLVVAVYAYHKRLKTMADAFLTHLAVADLLLLLTLPFWAADAARGWELGEVVCKIVSACYTVNFTCCMLVLACISLDRYLALVRAQGKDQRGWLQRVFTRKCCWKVCLAVWMTAFLLGLPDLILSEVRHASNRNICLAVYPPSMARGGKAALEVVEVFLGFLLPLVVMVTCYWSVGCALRSLPDDSRSRKWKALRVLLIVVGVFVVTQLPYNVVKVYRAMDTVYSLVTHCGTSKVLDQAAQVTESLALTHCCLNPILYAFVGSSFKMHMMKVAKKFGEKRRKRGSQRTETTVEEGMEMSFNSHTASQETNTFSI; translated from the coding sequence ATGGATTTCTCAGAGGAAGACTACTACTATGAAAACATTAGCGACAATTTTAGCTATGATGATTATCCTGCCGTGTGTGAGAAGGGGGACATCCGGTCCTTTGCAGCCCTCTTCCTGCCCATCATGTACACCATGTGTCTGGTAGTGGGGCTGGCTGGAAACACTTTAGTCGTGGCAGTCTACGCTTACCACAAACGCCTGAAGACCATGGCAGATGCCTTCTTGACCCACCTTGCCGTGGCCGACCTGCTCCTGCTCCTCACGCTCCCTTTCTGGGCTGCTGATGCTGCAAGGGGCTGGGAGCTGGGGGAGGTCGTCTGTAAAATCGTGTCTGCCTGCTACACAGTGAATTTCACCTGCTGCATGTTGGTGCTGGCATGCATCAGCTTGGATCGTTACTTAGCGTTAGTCAGAGCACAAGGTAAAGACCAAAGAGGGTGGCTACAGAGGGTGTTCACGAGAAAATGCTGCTGGAAGGTGTGTTTAGCTGTTTGGATGACAGCTTTCCTCCTTGGCCTTCCTGATTTAATACTTTCAGAAGTGAGGCATGCATCTAATAGAAATATCTGTCTGGCTGTCTATCCTCCATCTATGGCTCGAGGGGGTAAAGCTGCCTTGGAGGTAGTCGAAGTGTTCCTGGGATTCCTGCTTCCTCTCGTGGTCATGGTGACCTGCTACTGGAGTGTGGGCTGTGCTCTCAGAAGCCTCCCTGATGACAGCAGAAGCAGGAAGTGGAAGGCTCTGCGTGTCCTCCTCATTGTAGTGGGGGTATTTGTAGTCACTCAGCTGCCTTACAATGTGGTGAAGGTATATCGAGCAATGGATACGGTCTACAGTTTAGTGACCCACTGCGGGACGAGTAAAGTGCTGGATCAGGCGGCTCAGGTGACAGAAAGCCTGGCTCTCACTCACTGCTGTCTCAACCCTATCCTCTATGCCTTCGTCGGGTCTTCCTTCAAGATGCACATGATGAAAGTGGCCAAGAAGTTTGGAGAGAAGCGAAGGAAGAGGGGAAGCCAAAGAACAGAAACTACTGTGGAGGAGGGGATGGAGATGTCGTTTAACTCTCACACTGCATCCCAAGAGACGAACACATTCTCAATATGA
- the e2f5 gene encoding transcription factor E2F5 isoform X1, giving the protein MEFETTETARSTQSRHEKSLGLLTIKFVSLLQEAKDGVLDLKVAADSLAVKQKRRIYDITNVLEGVGLIEKKNKNIIQWRGENIGSQTEEGLEQVKVLKAQIAELEAQEKELDNQKAWLEENIKHLNHDPITSTYKFVTHEDICSAFSGETLLAIVAPAGTQLEVPLPEMGQSGQKKYQVNLRSHCAPIQVMLINRDSDSRLPVVFSVPPTNDISQIPTPPSTPASQQRFPLSNSTSNITTTSFYCSQESLCSDQQMVLPEHDDVLTPSATPPDMQMVCHSRSALEQQQMDLVDQEFQSVLDVNSLLKFSTAGDHMKDDREGAVDLIDELMSADGIDYSFNLDNNEGVCDLFDVQILNY; this is encoded by the exons ATGGAATTTGAGACGACGGAGACCGCACGCTCGACACAGAGTCGTCACGAGAAAAGTTTGGGGCTCCTCACCATTAAGTTTGTCAGCCTGCTACAAGAAGCCAAGGACGGCGTCCTTGATTTGAAAGTG GCTGCAGACAGCTTGGCAGTGAAGCAGAAGAGGAGGATATATGATATCACCAATGTACTGGAAGGTGTGGGGCTGAttgagaagaaaaacaagaatataATCCAGTGGAG GGGTGAGAACATAGGCAGCCAAACTGAGGAGGGGCTTGAGCAGGTAAAAGTTTTAAAGGCCCAAATTGCTGAGCTGGAGGCCCAAGAGAAAGAGCTGGACAACCAGAAGGCCTGGCTGGAGGAGAACATCAAACACCTGAACCATGATCCCATTACCAGCAC TTATAAATTTGTGACACATGAAGACATCTGCAGTGCTTTTAGTGGAGAAACCCTTCTAGCTATTGTGGCTCCTGCTGGGACTCAGCTGGAGGTGCCGCTGCCAGAAATG GGTCAGAGTGGTCAAAAGAAGTACCAGGTGAACCTGCGCAGCCACTGTGCTCCCATCCAGGTCATGCTAATCAACAGAGATTCAGACTCCAGACTACCTGTGGTCTTTTCTGTGCCACCCACCAATGACATCTCTCAGATACCAACTCCACCCAGCACTCCCGCCAGCCAGCAGAGATTCCCCCTTTCAAATTCCACTTCCAACATCACCACGACCTCCTTCTACTGCAGCCAGGAGTCTCTCTGCTCAGACCAGCAGATGGTGCTGCCAGAGCATGATGATGTGCTGACCCCATCAGCCACCCCTCCTGACATGCAAATGG TGTGTCACAGTCGATCAGCATTagaacagcagcagatggaCTTGGTGGACCAAGAGTTCCAGTCTGTCCTGGATGTGAACAGCCTGCTAAAATTTAGCACTGCTGGAGACCACATGAAGGATGACAGAGAGG GAGCTGTTGACCTGATTGATGAACTCATGTCTGCTGATG GTATAGACTACAGCTTCAACCTGGACAACAATGAGGGAGTGTGTGACCTGTTTGACGTACAGATCCTCAATTACTAA